The Thunnus albacares chromosome 21, fThuAlb1.1, whole genome shotgun sequence genome window below encodes:
- the LOC122972865 gene encoding uncharacterized protein LOC122972865 encodes MRGTLLPLLLLVVLFCLSGTRGAQGESGGAHQGLQTSGQTSKDIWDELRALRDMVVEQRVELRNTKAELQTQKDKVVGLEKVNEALVSRVTTSERDMAALREALDDTKTELLLTKNRLDGIENKIAGSPKVAFSAGLTSSGRIGPFNTETSLVYSRVFTNIGGAYNPTTGIFTAPVKGVYYFRFTAFHNKNREWMAVNMYHNSKRILHNSEEASGHSFIANALILELEQGSVVYMRLQEQCRLYDDLSTLNSFSGFLMFPL; translated from the exons ATGAGGGGTActctgctgccgctgctgctgctggtggtgttgttctgtctgtctgggACACGAGGGGCTCAAGGAGAGAGCGGAGGAGCTCACCAAGGTTTACAGACAAGTGGCCAGACTAGCAAGGATATCTGGGATGAGCTGAGAGCTCTGAGAGACATGGTTGTGGAGCAGAGGGTGGAACTGAGGAATACCAAGGCTGAACTGCAAACCCAGAAAGACAAAGTGGTTGGTCTGGAGAAAGTGAACGAAG CACTGGTTTCCAGAGTGACGACCAGTGAGAGGGACATGGCAGCTCTCAGGGAGGCACTGGATGATACTAAGACTGAACTACTGCTCACCAAGAACAGATTGGATGGCATTGAGAATAAAATTGCAG GCTCTCCGAAGGTGGCTTTCTCTGCTGGTTTGACCTCTTCAGGGCGAATTGGACCATTCAATACTGAAACATCACTTGTCTACAGTAGAGTCTTCACAAATATTGGCGGGGCTTACAACCCAACTACAG GTATTTTCACAGCACCTGTCAAAGGAGTCTACTACTTCAGATTCACTGCCTTCCACAACAAGAACAGAGAATGGATGGCAGTAAATATGTACCATAATAGTAAGAGAATTCTGCACAACTCTGAGGAAGCTAGTGGTCATTCTTTCATTGCAAATGCATTAATTCTAGAGCTGGAACAGGGAAGTGTGGTCTACATGCGTCTCCAAGAACAATGTAGGCTTTATGATGATCTTAGCACCTTGAACAGCTTCAGTGGTTTTCTGATGTTCCCTCTGTGA